From a single Sporosarcina oncorhynchi genomic region:
- a CDS encoding DUF368 domain-containing protein codes for MEWKNIYRGFLMGVSDLIPGVSGGTIAFLLGIYDRLLTSISGFFSREWKKHLGFLVPLAIGMGITIVVFSRVIDYLLKNYEQPTHFFFIGLIIGVIPFITKQAGVKKNFKIGHFLLLFVVAVALATTNFIKPVDVTVITTLSFQNALGLFFAGWLGSMAMLLPGVSGSFILLLLGVYATVINALSTFNLPIIITVGAGVAVGFIVSSKAIHYLLTHYTHSMFAVIIGLIIGSIVVIYPGLPESGTPFVMSIIALIMGLIVANMFDNVKQ; via the coding sequence ATGGAATGGAAAAATATTTATCGTGGATTCTTAATGGGAGTCAGCGATTTGATTCCAGGTGTAAGTGGCGGAACAATTGCGTTCCTTCTTGGTATATATGATCGGTTATTAACATCGATCAGCGGTTTTTTCAGCCGTGAATGGAAAAAGCATCTTGGTTTTTTAGTCCCCTTGGCAATTGGGATGGGTATTACAATTGTAGTTTTTAGCCGAGTCATCGACTATTTATTGAAAAACTATGAACAACCGACACATTTCTTCTTTATCGGTTTAATCATCGGTGTCATTCCGTTCATTACCAAACAGGCGGGTGTGAAGAAAAACTTCAAAATTGGCCATTTTCTATTGCTCTTTGTTGTGGCTGTAGCGTTGGCAACGACAAATTTCATCAAACCTGTCGACGTGACAGTGATTACAACATTGAGTTTTCAAAATGCGCTAGGATTGTTTTTTGCTGGTTGGCTCGGAAGTATGGCGATGCTTTTGCCTGGAGTGAGCGGTTCTTTTATCCTGTTATTGCTTGGCGTCTATGCAACTGTGATAAATGCGTTATCGACGTTTAATTTGCCGATTATCATCACTGTCGGGGCAGGAGTGGCGGTTGGGTTTATCGTTAGTAGCAAGGCGATTCATTATTTGTTGACCCATTATACACACAGCATGTTTGCTGTTATCATAGGCCTCATTATTGGCTCAATTGTTGTCATTTATCCAGGATTGCCGGAAAGCGGAACGCCATTTGTCATGAGCATCATTGCATTGATTATGGGACTTATCGTTGCCAACATGTTCGACAATGTTAAACAGTAA
- a CDS encoding DedA family protein, whose protein sequence is MYHFQEFVVHYGYFAVFFFLALGIFGVPLPDEIVVAFIGHLSSTGALNYQLSAIITVLGVMTGTIFTYTIGRTVGKPLLMKYGKWISLSPKRLQRVDNWFDKYGSWAVTLGYFVPGMRHLVCYLSGSSGMGIRRYLLFAAIGTFISSITFLSIGYLMKLPF, encoded by the coding sequence ATGTACCATTTTCAAGAGTTTGTTGTACATTACGGGTACTTTGCTGTGTTCTTTTTTCTTGCACTTGGTATTTTCGGAGTACCCTTGCCTGACGAAATCGTCGTGGCGTTCATCGGTCACTTATCTTCGACCGGCGCACTTAACTATCAGTTATCTGCTATCATAACTGTCCTTGGTGTTATGACCGGTACGATATTCACTTATACTATCGGACGCACCGTTGGAAAACCTCTCCTCATGAAATACGGGAAATGGATAAGCTTGTCGCCTAAACGGCTTCAACGTGTTGACAACTGGTTTGACAAATACGGCTCTTGGGCTGTCACTCTCGGTTACTTTGTACCAGGCATGCGCCATCTCGTTTGCTATCTGTCGGGAAGTTCAGGTATGGGTATACGCAGATATCTGCTATTTGCAGCAATCGGCACCTTTATTTCTTCAATAACATTCCTGTCAATTGGATACCTTATGAAACTACCGTTTTAA
- a CDS encoding hemerythrin domain-containing protein, translating into MSGPALKQLHAHRSIHEGGLSGAVTKTELMIEFLQEGDMKSADRAADELIEYWKSRVISHADAEEEGLYLDIKKENPELETAIIQLTRDHDLIRIIVKDIEELRETEKISPTVLQKFYALLVVNEVHSRDEERLLLE; encoded by the coding sequence ATGTCAGGTCCAGCATTAAAACAACTTCACGCACATCGTTCAATTCATGAAGGTGGTCTGTCAGGGGCAGTCACTAAAACTGAACTGATGATTGAATTCTTGCAAGAAGGAGATATGAAATCCGCTGATCGCGCTGCGGATGAATTGATCGAGTATTGGAAGTCACGTGTCATTAGTCACGCTGATGCAGAAGAAGAAGGACTCTATTTAGATATCAAAAAAGAGAATCCGGAACTTGAAACAGCAATCATTCAATTGACAAGAGATCATGACCTAATCAGAATCATAGTGAAAGATATTGAAGAACTTCGGGAAACCGAAAAAATAAGCCCGACTGTCCTACAGAAGTTTTATGCACTTTTAGTTGTCAATGAAGTACATAGCCGGGATGAAGAACGGTTGTTATTGGAATAA
- the recQ gene encoding DNA helicase RecQ encodes MIEKIVSVLSNHFGFSSFRTGQEQAIRNVLDGKDTLCVMPTGGGKSICFQVPALVMEGTVLVVSPLISLMKDQVDALHQLGISAAYINSSLSSEEYFGVVENALAGKYDLLYVAPERFESAPFIQQISKMNIPMIAIDEAHCISQWGHDFRPSYRMMNKVIASFERKPVVLALTATATPAVREDIRAQLQIDENATVMTGFERSNLTFSVVKGQDREKFVKDYVNKNDGEAGIIYAATRKAVDQVHAMLERTGVKVAKYHAGLSDSVRQAEQDRFLMDEATVMVATNAFGMGIDKSNIRYVIHYQMPKNMESYYQEAGRAGRDGLDSDCTLLFSSQDVITQRFLIDQSLDTSRIPAELEKLQSMIDYCHTESCLQKFIITYFGETNVKICGRCANCTDTRERLEVTVDVQKVLSCVIRMGQRFGKTMIAQVLTGSRNKKVIEFGFDKLSTYGILKGQNTKAVTDLIEFIISENYLGVENGQFPIIYVTEQGKEVLTGNIQVYRKQTVETKQIAKDDPLFDQLRTLRMQLAKEAGVPPFVVFSDKSLRDMASRMPATEEEFLEVNGVGAAKLERYGEAFLEEIKSFNAQPI; translated from the coding sequence ATAATCGAAAAAATTGTATCTGTTTTATCAAATCACTTTGGGTTTTCTTCCTTTCGGACAGGTCAGGAACAGGCAATCCGCAATGTCCTTGATGGAAAAGACACATTATGCGTAATGCCGACAGGCGGCGGTAAATCTATCTGTTTTCAAGTTCCTGCGCTTGTTATGGAAGGTACTGTCCTCGTCGTATCACCGCTAATTTCACTGATGAAAGACCAAGTGGATGCATTGCATCAACTCGGGATATCCGCCGCCTACATCAACAGTTCATTATCAAGCGAAGAATATTTTGGAGTTGTAGAAAATGCATTGGCAGGTAAATATGACTTATTATATGTAGCGCCTGAGCGGTTCGAGTCGGCTCCGTTCATCCAGCAAATCAGCAAAATGAATATACCGATGATTGCTATTGATGAAGCGCATTGTATTTCTCAATGGGGTCATGATTTCAGACCAAGCTACAGAATGATGAACAAAGTGATCGCTTCGTTTGAAAGAAAGCCAGTCGTCTTAGCTTTGACGGCTACAGCGACTCCTGCTGTGCGGGAGGATATACGTGCACAACTACAAATCGATGAGAATGCCACGGTTATGACAGGGTTTGAAAGAAGTAATCTTACGTTTTCTGTCGTCAAAGGGCAAGATCGCGAGAAATTCGTGAAAGATTATGTGAATAAGAATGATGGTGAAGCAGGGATCATCTATGCAGCGACCCGGAAGGCAGTCGATCAGGTGCATGCAATGTTGGAACGCACAGGTGTGAAAGTCGCGAAGTATCACGCGGGTTTATCAGACAGTGTGCGTCAAGCGGAGCAAGATCGATTCTTAATGGACGAGGCGACAGTCATGGTTGCAACAAATGCATTCGGGATGGGAATAGACAAAAGTAATATCCGATATGTCATCCATTATCAGATGCCGAAAAATATGGAAAGTTATTATCAAGAAGCTGGCCGTGCGGGAAGGGACGGCTTGGACAGTGACTGTACACTGTTGTTTTCGTCACAAGACGTTATTACGCAACGTTTCCTCATCGATCAGTCATTGGATACGTCGCGTATACCTGCTGAACTTGAAAAACTTCAATCTATGATTGATTACTGTCATACAGAATCCTGCTTGCAGAAATTCATCATTACTTATTTCGGGGAAACAAATGTAAAAATTTGCGGGAGATGTGCGAATTGTACGGATACAAGGGAACGGTTAGAAGTGACCGTTGACGTACAGAAAGTGCTTTCCTGCGTCATTCGGATGGGACAGCGATTTGGAAAAACGATGATTGCACAAGTATTGACAGGTTCACGGAATAAGAAAGTAATTGAATTCGGTTTTGACAAATTGTCAACGTATGGAATTCTAAAGGGGCAAAATACAAAAGCCGTGACAGACTTAATTGAATTCATCATCTCCGAAAACTACCTTGGGGTCGAAAATGGCCAGTTCCCGATCATCTATGTGACGGAACAAGGAAAAGAAGTATTGACTGGTAACATTCAAGTTTACCGCAAACAGACGGTTGAAACAAAACAGATTGCAAAAGATGATCCGCTGTTTGACCAATTGCGCACATTGCGCATGCAATTGGCAAAGGAAGCAGGCGTACCACCGTTTGTCGTGTTTTCGGACAAGTCGTTACGTGATATGGCATCTAGAATGCCTGCAACAGAGGAAGAGTTCCTAGAAGTAAACGGTGTCGGAGCGGCCAAGTTGGAGCGCTACGGTGAAGCATTTCTAGAAGAGATTAAATCATTCAATGCCCAGCCAATTTGA
- a CDS encoding MFS transporter — translation MRALVYLIVFFSFFDLFSQLPIMSPFALSLGATSFLTGLVVGIYSFANTIGNIISGFMTDRRGPFLMLIIGLLASSVALLLYSFAMGPASLLGIRFIHGFMEGLIVPAAFTFLANRAEKSKRGSSVAVSGAFVGMAAIIGPAYSGIVASKTGPTFIMTVNGVIFFIIAVSAFFLLRKFQYVKKVKDDGAKKFRVRFLFTHPGMIRAFSGAFFLMFSQGVLALILPLKVEALGYDTKITGMLLSSFGVVAILIFLLPINKIFDKVAPMITLAFGITMMGLCMIFLSQVSELPFLFLAMSLYGIGFAFLFPSINSLLIDSSTPDFRGKAYGYFYGFFSIGVVAGSSVIGYLDLSFKGGFMLTGIILLIVAAFTVLGLKKSLDVTEAL, via the coding sequence ATGCGCGCCTTAGTTTATTTGATTGTTTTCTTTTCTTTTTTCGATTTATTTTCCCAACTTCCAATTATGAGCCCTTTCGCTCTATCTTTAGGAGCCACTTCGTTTCTAACTGGCCTTGTAGTCGGCATCTATTCATTCGCCAACACGATCGGCAATATAATTTCAGGATTCATGACTGACCGAAGAGGCCCTTTCCTAATGTTAATCATCGGATTGTTAGCATCTTCCGTCGCACTTCTTCTTTATTCATTCGCAATGGGACCTGCTTCCTTATTGGGTATCCGATTCATTCATGGATTCATGGAGGGCCTAATCGTTCCAGCCGCATTCACTTTTCTAGCAAACCGTGCCGAAAAGTCAAAAAGAGGAAGCAGTGTAGCTGTTTCAGGTGCGTTTGTCGGTATGGCAGCAATTATCGGTCCTGCTTATAGCGGAATCGTCGCTTCGAAAACCGGCCCAACTTTCATAATGACCGTTAATGGTGTCATCTTTTTCATCATAGCTGTAAGTGCCTTTTTCCTTTTACGGAAATTCCAATATGTAAAAAAAGTGAAAGACGATGGAGCTAAAAAGTTCCGTGTACGTTTTCTATTCACGCACCCTGGAATGATCCGTGCATTTTCCGGCGCCTTTTTCCTTATGTTCTCACAAGGCGTTTTGGCACTAATCCTTCCTTTAAAAGTCGAAGCGCTTGGGTACGACACGAAAATCACCGGCATGTTGTTAAGTTCATTCGGCGTCGTCGCGATTCTAATCTTCCTGCTCCCTATTAACAAAATCTTTGATAAGGTTGCACCAATGATTACATTGGCATTCGGCATTACGATGATGGGGTTATGTATGATTTTCTTGAGCCAAGTGTCTGAATTGCCCTTCCTATTTTTAGCGATGTCACTTTACGGAATTGGTTTTGCTTTTCTTTTCCCGTCCATCAATTCACTACTAATTGACTCATCCACACCTGATTTCCGGGGCAAAGCATACGGCTATTTCTATGGTTTCTTCTCAATTGGTGTTGTTGCCGGCTCAAGCGTCATCGGGTATTTGGATCTTTCATTTAAAGGCGGATTCATGTTGACAGGTATCATCCTGCTCATCGTCGCAGCATTTACTGTTCTTGGTTTAAAGAAAAGTCTTGATGTAACAGAAGCTCTTTAA
- a CDS encoding bifunctional diguanylate cyclase/phosphodiesterase: protein MDHSILEMHAYHNPYLVILSYLIATISAYASIDLAKRVSASGRNAKFFWLISGGATLGTGIWSMHFIAMLSYHFPVPVFYNTTLVIISVFIAIIGCYAGFYLLATKDYCIQRFLLAGLLMGAGIASMHYVGMIAINPIVITYNPLLFFISVAIAIFASWAALWIGFLSPYARKKMSWKLKVVFSLIMAIAITGMHYTGMAAADFSNSREIEDFRATMNSTLLAWIVAGVTLLMFTLFFFTITFDRMWRKRGLVQNILLDSVADGIVITDQHGMILHTNSTFQQLMRDAGIEKHYPSIANYHPDFSIGSGESLNRQIEIEKIIFDVKRRPVLDEEMNHYLWFISDITERILREQQITFMAYHDPLTNLPNRHKLHIILDEWNRSSAAIGCIKLNIDRMKFTNDTLGHDVGDQLLKIVSDKLLATLETDDFLARVEGDEFVILVKGDRVQKIQTIAENTITAIRNPIILNRLSSTITVSAGTCTYPNEASTTAELIQFADWAMLESKKNGKNQTTAFNFILQEKHYRMLQIENALSTAIENGEL, encoded by the coding sequence GTGGATCATTCAATTTTAGAAATGCACGCTTATCATAATCCCTATCTGGTTATCCTCTCCTATCTCATAGCGACAATTTCAGCTTATGCTTCAATTGATCTTGCGAAAAGAGTTTCTGCTTCCGGTCGTAACGCAAAGTTTTTCTGGCTGATATCCGGAGGCGCGACACTCGGGACAGGTATATGGTCAATGCATTTCATCGCTATGTTATCTTACCATTTTCCTGTCCCTGTATTTTATAATACAACGCTCGTGATCATTTCAGTCTTTATAGCGATTATCGGTTGTTATGCAGGCTTTTATCTGCTCGCAACAAAAGATTATTGTATACAACGTTTCCTGCTCGCAGGATTATTAATGGGTGCCGGGATTGCATCCATGCATTACGTAGGCATGATCGCCATTAACCCCATTGTTATTACATATAATCCATTATTATTCTTCATTTCAGTAGCCATCGCAATTTTTGCTTCTTGGGCCGCGTTATGGATTGGTTTTCTATCTCCTTATGCACGTAAAAAAATGTCTTGGAAATTAAAAGTCGTTTTTTCATTGATTATGGCGATTGCTATTACAGGTATGCATTATACCGGAATGGCGGCAGCAGACTTTTCAAACAGTCGGGAGATTGAAGATTTTAGAGCAACTATGAATTCAACTCTCCTAGCATGGATTGTAGCGGGTGTGACACTACTCATGTTCACTCTATTTTTCTTTACCATTACATTCGATCGTATGTGGCGGAAACGAGGACTAGTTCAAAACATACTCCTGGATTCAGTCGCTGACGGAATTGTTATAACGGATCAGCATGGAATGATTCTCCATACTAATTCAACTTTCCAGCAATTGATGAGAGATGCAGGAATTGAAAAACATTACCCGAGCATAGCTAACTATCATCCTGACTTTTCAATTGGTTCCGGAGAAAGCCTAAATCGGCAGATTGAAATTGAGAAGATTATCTTTGACGTAAAACGCAGACCTGTTCTTGATGAAGAGATGAATCATTATTTATGGTTCATCAGTGACATAACGGAAAGAATTTTAAGAGAGCAGCAAATTACATTTATGGCCTATCACGATCCGCTTACTAACTTGCCTAACCGCCATAAATTGCACATAATTCTAGATGAGTGGAATAGATCATCAGCAGCAATTGGGTGTATCAAACTTAATATTGATCGAATGAAGTTCACCAATGACACATTGGGACATGATGTTGGGGATCAGTTATTGAAAATTGTATCCGACAAATTACTAGCAACTTTAGAAACTGATGATTTTCTGGCGAGAGTCGAAGGTGATGAGTTTGTCATACTCGTTAAAGGTGATCGGGTACAAAAAATCCAGACAATTGCAGAGAATACGATCACTGCAATCCGAAATCCAATTATACTAAATCGATTAAGCAGCACGATAACAGTAAGCGCAGGAACTTGTACGTATCCCAATGAAGCATCTACTACTGCCGAATTGATACAATTTGCCGATTGGGCAATGTTAGAATCTAAAAAGAATGGTAAAAACCAAACAACTGCATTTAACTTCATACTCCAAGAAAAGCATTACCGGATGTTGCAAATCGAAAATGCACTATCAACGGCCATTGAAAATGGTGAGTTGTAG
- a CDS encoding DUF5658 family protein: MVHSCFLLVCLCVIDTFFTDFGIRQGHIQEANPFMSLIYNWSIIGFYAFKILLPTSLLIMVYFMKPSTVIRQMTIFSLILYLFVLSLHIYWVVIIAAFR; this comes from the coding sequence ATGGTGCATTCATGCTTTCTTCTCGTATGCCTATGTGTAATCGATACATTTTTCACGGATTTTGGTATTCGTCAAGGTCACATACAAGAAGCAAACCCATTCATGAGCCTCATTTACAACTGGAGTATCATCGGATTTTATGCGTTTAAGATTCTACTGCCGACTTCCCTGTTGATAATGGTATATTTCATGAAACCCTCTACAGTTATTAGGCAGATGACCATTTTCTCTCTCATACTTTACTTATTCGTTCTTAGCTTGCATATCTACTGGGTTGTCATTATCGCTGCATTCAGATGA
- a CDS encoding catalase: MTNNNNNHSQNKLTTAAGAPVVDNQNSMTAGPRGPVLLQDVWLIEKLAHFDREVIPERRMHAKGSGAYGTFTVTNDITQYTRAKLFSEVGKQTELFARFSTVAGERGAADAERDIRGFSLKFYTEEGNWDMVGNNTPVFFFRDPLQFPDLNHAVKRDPRTNMRSATNNWDFWTSLPEALHQVTIVMSDRGIPSTYRHMHGFGSHTYSMINAANERVWVKFHFRSQQGIENLTDAEATDLIGSDRETHQRDLLESIDNGNFPKWKMYIQVMTEEQALNMPYNPFDLTKVWYKGDFPLIEVGEFELNRNPENYFAEVEQAAFTPAAIVPGIGFSPDKMLQARLFSYGDAQRYRLGVNHHQIPVNAPKCPFHSFHRDGAMRVDGNHGSRTPYEPNSYGEWKEQPDFKEPPLKIYDDAAHWDFREDDNDYYTQPGKLFNLMDDAQKEVLFGNTARNMADAPDHIKHRHIKHCFLADPAYGEGVAAALNIPMNDVFPE; encoded by the coding sequence ATGACGAATAATAATAATAATCATTCTCAAAACAAATTGACTACAGCCGCAGGCGCTCCTGTAGTAGATAACCAAAATTCCATGACAGCAGGTCCAAGAGGCCCGGTTCTCTTGCAGGACGTGTGGCTTATTGAAAAACTTGCCCATTTCGATCGTGAAGTCATTCCAGAAAGACGGATGCACGCAAAAGGGTCCGGGGCTTATGGTACTTTTACCGTAACAAATGACATTACACAATATACTAGAGCGAAACTGTTTTCTGAAGTCGGCAAACAGACGGAATTATTCGCACGATTTTCCACTGTTGCAGGAGAACGCGGTGCAGCTGACGCTGAACGTGATATTAGAGGATTCTCCCTTAAATTCTATACCGAAGAAGGAAACTGGGATATGGTTGGAAATAACACACCCGTATTCTTCTTCCGTGATCCGTTGCAGTTCCCTGATTTGAATCACGCCGTCAAGCGTGATCCCCGTACAAATATGAGAAGCGCTACAAACAACTGGGATTTCTGGACATCCCTTCCCGAAGCTTTGCATCAGGTCACTATCGTTATGAGTGACCGTGGTATACCTTCGACATATCGTCATATGCACGGATTTGGTAGCCATACGTACAGCATGATTAATGCTGCGAATGAACGAGTGTGGGTCAAGTTCCATTTCCGTTCCCAACAAGGAATAGAAAACCTGACGGATGCTGAAGCGACTGATTTGATCGGTTCAGATCGTGAAACCCACCAAAGAGACTTGTTGGAAAGTATCGATAACGGCAACTTCCCTAAATGGAAGATGTACATCCAAGTGATGACTGAAGAGCAAGCGCTGAACATGCCTTATAATCCGTTCGACTTAACAAAAGTTTGGTACAAAGGTGACTTCCCTCTTATTGAAGTTGGCGAATTCGAATTGAACCGCAATCCTGAAAACTATTTCGCTGAAGTTGAGCAGGCTGCATTCACACCTGCTGCTATCGTACCGGGCATCGGTTTCTCACCTGACAAAATGTTGCAGGCAAGATTGTTCTCTTACGGCGATGCACAACGCTATCGTCTTGGCGTCAATCATCATCAGATTCCTGTCAACGCTCCGAAATGTCCGTTCCATAGCTTCCATAGAGATGGTGCAATGCGTGTAGACGGCAACCACGGAAGCAGAACGCCATACGAGCCAAACAGCTACGGTGAATGGAAAGAGCAACCAGATTTCAAAGAACCGCCTTTAAAAATTTACGATGATGCGGCCCATTGGGATTTCCGCGAAGACGATAATGATTACTACACACAACCTGGAAAACTATTCAACTTGATGGATGATGCTCAAAAAGAAGTGCTATTCGGCAACACAGCCCGTAATATGGCAGATGCTCCGGATCACATTAAGCACCGTCATATCAAACATTGTTTCCTGGCAGACCCTGCCTACGGTGAAGGTGTAGCAGCCGCATTGAATATCCCTATGAACGATGTCTTTCCCGAATAA
- the pssA gene encoding CDP-diacylglycerol--serine O-phosphatidyltransferase has translation MFLSRYLDYTKFKAQLANAITLTNLSFGIIAIILISQNLAHMSLVFIFLAALFDRFDGMVARHFHAESQFGKELDSLSDLISFGVAPALLIYTIDLAEMLWVGIAATIFFIAAGAVRLARYNVKEFDGVFYGLPITAAGVVLTLMYFLSPYVGPPFFVIAMVILGLAMVSNIRISKV, from the coding sequence ATGTTTTTATCGAGATACTTGGATTATACTAAATTCAAGGCACAATTAGCTAATGCAATTACTTTAACGAATTTGAGTTTCGGTATTATCGCTATCATTCTTATTTCGCAAAATCTTGCCCATATGAGCCTGGTCTTCATATTTTTAGCCGCATTATTCGACCGTTTTGATGGTATGGTAGCAAGGCATTTCCATGCTGAATCACAGTTCGGTAAAGAATTGGACTCTCTAAGTGATCTTATATCATTCGGTGTCGCTCCTGCACTGTTAATCTACACGATTGATTTGGCAGAGATGTTGTGGGTGGGAATTGCAGCCACTATCTTCTTCATCGCGGCAGGTGCTGTACGACTTGCGCGGTATAATGTGAAGGAATTTGACGGCGTTTTTTACGGTTTGCCGATTACAGCGGCAGGCGTTGTGCTCACGTTGATGTACTTCCTAAGCCCGTATGTCGGCCCACCGTTTTTCGTCATCGCAATGGTCATTCTTGGTCTAGCGATGGTGAGTAATATCCGTATATCAAAAGTTTAA
- a CDS encoding phosphatidylserine decarboxylase has protein sequence MRKTVFKYFTELTGHPVSSSILKTITSSTVSRKLIKPFSRTYRINEEEAEFPISHYESLQAYFTRNLKEGSRAINIDPTQLSSPVDGHINAAGKIKDDQTFFIKDHSYSIKQIMGDEKRANPYKDGFFYIFYLSPSHYHHFHYPVDGQLMNRYALGSTSYPVNNLGLNYGDRPFETNYRIISEINSKHGKIAMIKVGALNVNSIHINDSSTVCTKGDEFGHFSFGSTVILLIEKNDSFKPTVHSDSEVVVGQSVGEWLTPHDFGEIQTTS, from the coding sequence ATGAGAAAAACAGTATTCAAATACTTTACGGAATTGACCGGACATCCGGTTTCCTCTTCCATCTTAAAAACAATTACAAGTTCAACAGTAAGCCGCAAGCTTATAAAACCATTCTCTAGAACATATCGTATTAATGAAGAGGAAGCGGAATTTCCAATCAGTCATTACGAAAGCTTACAAGCTTATTTTACGCGAAACTTGAAAGAAGGTTCACGGGCAATTAACATAGATCCGACGCAACTGAGTTCACCAGTAGATGGACATATTAATGCGGCTGGCAAAATCAAAGACGATCAGACCTTTTTCATAAAGGATCATTCTTATAGTATAAAACAAATTATGGGAGATGAAAAGAGAGCAAATCCCTATAAAGATGGATTCTTTTATATTTTTTATCTTTCTCCCAGTCATTATCATCACTTTCACTATCCGGTTGACGGTCAATTAATGAACAGGTATGCGCTTGGCAGCACTTCCTATCCTGTTAATAATCTTGGTTTAAATTATGGAGATCGTCCATTTGAAACAAATTATCGGATAATCTCCGAAATCAATTCTAAACATGGTAAAATTGCAATGATCAAAGTCGGAGCATTAAATGTGAACAGCATCCATATTAATGACTCTTCAACAGTCTGCACAAAAGGTGATGAGTTTGGACATTTCTCGTTCGGTTCAACTGTCATCCTTTTAATAGAGAAAAACGATTCCTTCAAACCGACTGTACATTCAGACAGTGAAGTCGTAGTGGGACAATCGGTTGGAGAATGGCTGACACCCCATGACTTCGGAGAAATTCAAACTACTAGCTAA